A region of the Kaistia geumhonensis genome:
GCAGCGTCACGACGAAGAGGACGAGGAAGGCCCAGAACGACCAGTAGCCGCGGCGGTTGCCGCGGAAGATCGTGAGGCGGCGGCGGTTGATCGGCGAGAGCGCGAAGCGCCCCGGCACCTCGATCTCGGATCTGGCGAGTGCGGCGTCCGTCATGGTCAGACCTCCCGCTTCTCGAAATCGATGCGTGGATCGACCCAGGTGTAGGCGAGGTCGGAGACGAGGCCGATGACGAGACCGAGCAGGGAGAAGATGTAGAGCGTCGCGAACACGACCGGATAATCGCGGTTGATCACGGATTCGAAGCTGAGCAGGCCGAGCCCGTCGAGCGAGAACAGCGTTTCGATCAGCACCGAGCCCGCGAAGAAGGCGCCGATGAAGGCGCCGGGGAAGCCGGCGATGACGATGAGCATCGCGTTGCGGAACACATGGCCGTAGAGCACGCGGTGCTCGGTGAGGCCCTTGGCCCGCGCGGTGACGACATATTGCTTGCGGATCTCGTCGAGGAACGAGTTCTTGGTGAGCAGCGTGGTGGTCGCGAAGGCCGAGAGCGACATGGCGATGAGCGGCAGCGTGATGTGCCAGAAATAGTCGGCCATCGCGGCGGGGCTCGTCACCCACTCCCAGAAGCCCATGGTGGCGTAGCGGTCAGACCAGAGCCCGCGCAGCGGGAACCAGTCGAAATAGCTGCCGCCGGCGAAGAGCACGATGAGCAGCACGCCGAACAGGAAGCCGGGAATGGCATAGCCGACGATGATGACGCCGGACGTCCAGACGTCGAAGCGCGAGCCGTCGCGCACCGCCTTGGCGATGCCGAGCGGGATCGAGATCACATAGGAGATCAGCGTCATCCAGAGCCCGAGCGAGATCGAGACCGGCAGCTTTTCCTTGATCAGGTCGATGACGCTGACGTCGCGGAAATAGCTCTGGCCGAAATCGAAGCGGGCATAGTTCCACAGCATCAGGCCGAAACGCTCGAGCGGCGGCTTGTCGAAGCCGAACTGCCGTTCGAGCTTGGCGATGAATTCGGGGTCCAGCCCCTGCGCGCCGCGATATTTCGAGTTGATCGGCCCGCCGCGTCCGGTCTGGTCCTGCCCGCCCATGCCGGCGTCGGCGCCGCCGCCGGAAATGCGCTGCGTCGCCGAGACGTCGTTACCCTGCAACTGGGCGATGACGCGCTCGACCGGGCCCCCCGGTGCGAACTGAACGATGATGAAGGTGAGCGCCAGGATGCCGAGCAGCGTCGGGATCATGAGCAGGATACGGCGAAGGATATAGGCGGCCATGGATCGTCCTCAGCCCGCCTTGCCGACCGCGGCGGCACGCGCCGGATCGACCCACCACAGCACTTCCGGCGAAAACCCGTAGGGCGGCTTCTCCTCCGGCCAGCCGAACATGTCCCATGCGGCGACGCGGTGCGCCTCGGTATGCCAGGCGGGAATCCAGATTTCCAGCGAGCGCAGCACGCGGTCGAGCGCGCGCAGATGCGTGACGAGCTCGGCCCGGCTCGTGACCGTGCCGGTCGAGGCAATCAGCGCATCGACGACCGGATCCTTCACGCCCGCGAGATTGGAGCCGTTCCGCACATCCGCCGCCGCCGAGCCGAATTGCTGCGCGATGCCGTCGATCGGCGTCGCGTCGAAGGAGATGCGCTTGGCGATGACGTCGAAATCGAAATCGCCCTGCCGGCGCTGATATTGCGGCGCGTCGACCCGGCGCAGCGAGGCGGCGACGCCGATCGCCTTCAGATTGGCGATATAGGGGAGCAGCACGCGCTCGAAGGCCTCGTTCTCGATGAGGAACTCGACCGCGAGCGGCTTGCCGGAGGCGTCGAGGAAGGCGCCCCCCTTGAGCGTCCATCCCGCCTCGACCAGCAGCGCCTGCGCCGCCCGCATCAGCTTGCGATCGCGGCCGCTGCCGTCGGCGGTCGGCGGGCTGACCGGCGGGCCGTCGAGGACGCCCGGCTGAAGCTTGTCGGCGAAGGGTGCCAGAAGCGCGCGCTCGGCTGCGTCGGGCGGGTCGATGGCGGCGAAATCGGAAGTTTCGAAGAAGGAGCTGGACCGCGCGTAGAGCCCATAGAAGAGGTTCTTGTTGGTCCAGGTGAAGTCGAACGCCATGCCGATCGCGCGGCGTGTCCTCGGATCGGCGAACTGGGCGCGGCGGAGGTTGAAGAACCAGCCATACATGTCGGCCCGCTTTTCCGACGGGAATTCGGGCCGCTTCACGCGGCCGTCGCGGACCGCGGGAAAATCGTAGCGCGTCGCCCAGTTCTTCGACGAGAATTCCTCGCGCCAGGTGATGTCGCCCTTGGCGAAGGCCTCGAACTCGGCATTCTCGTCGCTGTAGAACTCGACGCGGATGCGGTCGAAATTGTGCATGCCGACCGCGACGGGGA
Encoded here:
- a CDS encoding microcin C ABC transporter permease YejB produces the protein MAAYILRRILLMIPTLLGILALTFIIVQFAPGGPVERVIAQLQGNDVSATQRISGGGADAGMGGQDQTGRGGPINSKYRGAQGLDPEFIAKLERQFGFDKPPLERFGLMLWNYARFDFGQSYFRDVSVIDLIKEKLPVSISLGLWMTLISYVISIPLGIAKAVRDGSRFDVWTSGVIIVGYAIPGFLFGVLLIVLFAGGSYFDWFPLRGLWSDRYATMGFWEWVTSPAAMADYFWHITLPLIAMSLSAFATTTLLTKNSFLDEIRKQYVVTARAKGLTEHRVLYGHVFRNAMLIVIAGFPGAFIGAFFAGSVLIETLFSLDGLGLLSFESVINRDYPVVFATLYIFSLLGLVIGLVSDLAYTWVDPRIDFEKREV
- a CDS encoding extracellular solute-binding protein, with protein sequence MSGTGPSRRTVLAGSLAALLPPIGLGRASAAEPAARAGLHGLSVFGELANPADFQHFGYVNAAAPKGGSFVFSAPNWYYNQAPNTFDTLNGYTFRGNAPPRVELLFDTLMVSALDEPDSVYGLVAKSVSISPDGNVYTFDLRPEARFNDGTPLTAADVVFSLETLKAKGHPDITESIRDMASVAADGDHRVIVTFSGKQNAKTPLVVAANLPIFSKAFYAGKDFEAGSLQPPLGSGPYRVGSVNPGRFITYERVADYWAKDLPVAVGMHNFDRIRVEFYSDENAEFEAFAKGDITWREEFSSKNWATRYDFPAVRDGRVKRPEFPSEKRADMYGWFFNLRRAQFADPRTRRAIGMAFDFTWTNKNLFYGLYARSSSFFETSDFAAIDPPDAAERALLAPFADKLQPGVLDGPPVSPPTADGSGRDRKLMRAAQALLVEAGWTLKGGAFLDASGKPLAVEFLIENEAFERVLLPYIANLKAIGVAASLRRVDAPQYQRRQGDFDFDVIAKRISFDATPIDGIAQQFGSAAADVRNGSNLAGVKDPVVDALIASTGTVTSRAELVTHLRALDRVLRSLEIWIPAWHTEAHRVAAWDMFGWPEEKPPYGFSPEVLWWVDPARAAAVGKAG